From the genome of Bartonella sp. M0283:
TTTTGCTTCCGTTCCGTCTCGGGAACTTGAAAAAAGATATGAAGCGATTGCTGCTTTGCGTAACGCTATTGGCAAAGAAATAAAACTGGCCCGTCCGCTTGATTGGCTTTCCTATTTTATCGAATTGGGCGCGGCCCTTCAGGCAGCATCCAATATAGAAGTGCCGGAAAGGCGCGGTGAACTGTTACGGGAAGCTGTAAAACTTTATAATGAAGTTCTGGAAACGATAAAAGGCCAGCAAAACGCCAAACTCTTTAACCGGATTTTGCAATGGCGTGCTCTTGCCCGCGCCCGTCTTGGTGAAGATGAAAAAGGTCATCAAGGTTTGATATGGCTCAAACAGTCCGAACTGGACTTCCGCTTGGCAATTGCCAAGCTTGATGCCGATAAGGATAAAAACGAACTTTTTCGGCTTTATAGCAATTTGGCTCATGTTCTCTATTCCATGGCACGGCGCAAAGATTCAACAACTCCGGTCGATTTGCTTAAAGCTGCCAATAGTGCCATTGAAACGGCATTTACCAGCATAGGGAATGAACCTTTTGATAATGTGGATGAACAATTGGAAGCCCATTCCCATCACGCACTTGTTTTGTGGCGTTTGGGGTCATTCGGCAATGTGGTTGAAGCTTTCGCCAAATCACAAGCAATTTATGAAGAGCTGCTCCTCTCGCCAGAGTTGAAAAACAAGCCGAACAAGCTCTCGAATATCAAGCGCAGCTATGCATTGATGCTCAAAGACTGGGCGCAGAAAGTGCCAAAAAAGGCGGCAAAACCATTACTGGAAAAAGCAGTCGAACTGGTCAGCGAACTTCGTGTCTTGGCGCTTGCCGATGATGATAAAAAAGCACTCAAACGATGCGATGATGCTTTGGCAGATATTCAATCAAACATTCATGCCTTGGCCAAAAAGCGGTTTTTCAATTTCTGGCCGTTTAACCGGATGTAAAACCGCTCTTTAACTTTTTCAATTTTCTGATCAACTGATCAAAACATTAATCGGTAAAGTGGACAATCACGCCGGGCTTTACCAATTTTGCCAATTCTTCGGCATCCCAATTTGTCAGACGGATACAGCCATGGCTCGACGTTTTTCCGATTCGCGAAGGGTCGGGTGTGCCGTGAATACCATAGGTCGGTTTTGAAAGTGCTATCCAGACTGTTCCGACAGGTCCGTTGGGGCCAGGGGGAATGGTCAATATTTCATTATTGCTTCCCTGTTTGAAATTGACTTTCGGATTATAAGTATAGTTCGGATTAAAAGCGATGCGCTCGACTTGCACAGTGCCCGATGGAGACGGGTTGTCAGACGAGCCGATTGTTGCCGGATAAGCGACAACGAGTCTGCCTTCCGCATTATAACCGCGCACTTGTTTGCGGGCCTTGTCGGCGACAATCCGGTCTACACTTTCGCGTTTCGGTAAAACCAGATTAGGAACCTTGATTGTTTCGCCGGCACGGGAGAAATGGGCTTGCGGGTTGAGTTCCTGCAAGAATGTCTCATCAATATGAAAACGTTCTGCCAACATTTCTCTAACCGATGTGTAGGCCATGGCAGGCATCTGCGCTTTCATAGCATAATCGGCAGGAATAGAAGAGACATATTGGCGGTTCAAGTCGCTTTCGGTAATAGTATATTGCGTAAAGGCAGGACCGCCAGTTGATTGTAGAGCCGAATCCAGACGTTGTTTATCATTGGGGTCAATAAAACGGCCACTGATTTCACTTGCAGCGGCGGCAGCCTTATCGAAATTGCTACCGGCTAAACCATCAATTGCTCCTGGTGAGGAGCCCAGCCGGTCCATTAAAATCTGAACAGCAGCAACCGTTTCACGACCTTTCGGAACATTGATCGCAGGGGTATGTTCGGTCGGCATTTCGCCAGCCTGATAACGGGGGGTGGTTTTTCTATAGGACGGCTGATGAGCTTCGCCACCGCCACGATAAGGCTTGGCGTCGGGTGCTTCGGGCACATCCTGATCATAAGGCGCGCCACCTTCTATCGGCCCCTGATTGTTTGTTCCATAAGGTGGCGGCGTGACACCTTGGGGGTAGTTCTCCGGTTCTTCCACACGAACAACCCGTCCATTTTCATCAACATAGAGGCGGCGACCATATTGATCACGATAAACGCGCAACTGCTGGCGGTGATGCGGCAAATCGGCGGGGTCATAAAGTTGTGCCAGTTCGATTGGTTCGTCACTTTGTGTTGTGCTTGTCCCGTTTGCAAAAACAGGCGGAAGCGATGTCATTACAAGAGCAATTGTCAAATGGGAAACTGAAGAAATATGAAACATTACGAACCGTACGAACCTATATTGGCAAAATTCGGTTGAATAGAGGAAATGGCATCTCTAGACCAATTTGACGGCAGGAAAAAGGCATGTTCCATTCTCTCTTCCGTTAAATTATTTTAACAAAAGCCGTTTCTGACAAGATCAAGCTTTTTGACAATAGTTTGGTGACATAAAAATTCTCGTGATCAAAAACTTATAAAAATCAAACATGTCCTGCAATTTGAAAGGATTGGAAAAATACTCCGCTA
Proteins encoded in this window:
- a CDS encoding L,D-transpeptidase; translated protein: MFHISSVSHLTIALVMTSLPPVFANGTSTTQSDEPIELAQLYDPADLPHHRQQLRVYRDQYGRRLYVDENGRVVRVEEPENYPQGVTPPPYGTNNQGPIEGGAPYDQDVPEAPDAKPYRGGGEAHQPSYRKTTPRYQAGEMPTEHTPAINVPKGRETVAAVQILMDRLGSSPGAIDGLAGSNFDKAAAAASEISGRFIDPNDKQRLDSALQSTGGPAFTQYTITESDLNRQYVSSIPADYAMKAQMPAMAYTSVREMLAERFHIDETFLQELNPQAHFSRAGETIKVPNLVLPKRESVDRIVADKARKQVRGYNAEGRLVVAYPATIGSSDNPSPSGTVQVERIAFNPNYTYNPKVNFKQGSNNEILTIPPGPNGPVGTVWIALSKPTYGIHGTPDPSRIGKTSSHGCIRLTNWDAEELAKLVKPGVIVHFTD